agGCATAAGTAGAgtgtcttcttttccttccattaTATGGACtcattttaaatttgctttttttctgtttttttagctTAATACAGTTTTTTAGTAAAATGAAGAAGTGGATGGACATGTCAAACTTGCCACAAGAATTTCGTGAACGTATAGAAAGGCTAGAAAGAAATTTTGAGGTGTCTactgtaattttcaaaaaatttgagCCAATTTTTTTAGATATATTTCAAAATCCATATGAAGAGCCACCAAAGTTACCACGAAGCAGGAAGCAGAGGTGAGACACTTAATCctcatataattgacataaaaattaTGATACAAACTTATTAagggaatttgcatttttaaaagtctactttttaattccatttaataAAACATAGTTGTCCTTTGTGAATGAGATTTTATATGTAATTTGACTTTACTATTTGTTATATTTGCTGTTTCAATTTAAGTGACAAATGTGGAATGATATTTAGTAAGTCAgataaaaagtacatttttttccccctttttaggAGGATTCCTTGCAGTGTTAAGGAGCTCTTTAATTTCTGTTGGACACTCTTTGTTTATACTAAGGGTAAGGTGACACTTTCAGGTGTTTTACATTTCTACTGTGGGAACTTGGTGCTATTTGACCTGAAAGGTTTCTGGGTTTTATGTCTCTTTTCTTCTAAAGGTAATTTTCGTATGATTGGAGATGATTTAGTAAACTCTTATCATTTACTTCTGTGCTGCTTGGATCTGATTTTTGCCAATGCCATTATGTGCCCAAATAGACGAGACTTGCTAAATCCGTCATTTAAAGGTAAGACCttatgtatttttgaaaactgattatcaatttttagaaaaagagttTCAAAAATTGACCATATTCTCTTTTCCCTCCATTGCTCTTTATACCCTGTCAAACTAGGGTTACCATCTGATTTCCATACTGCTGACTTTAGGGCTTCTGAAGAACCTCCCTGCATCATTCCTGTACTGTGTGAACTACATGACGGACTTCTGGTAGAAGCCAAAGGAATAAAGGAGCACTACTTTAAGCCATATATTTCAAAGCTCTTTGACAGGAAGGTACTATACTTACAATTAAATGACTCAGATTTTGGGGGgtcagcagcagcagcctcaAGGGGAAAAGCAATATTTTAAGCAAGTTCTTAACATTATAGGACTCAGGGTCAAGATTCCCAGGTTTCAGTCTCTGATGTGATGTGGAGTTGTCCTGTGATTTTCTGTGATGTGCAAAACTGAGCTGTTGAAGAATGTGACCATCTGTATGTACTGTCAAGTAAATGCACTGTCAGAGGCAACTATAGGAGGTTCTGATAGAGAATTATAAAGAACAGAACATCAGAGTAAGCCTGATAAAGAATTATGAAAAGCAGGAGGTCAGAGTAAGCTAGTTTATTGCCACAATTTGAATAACTCGCTGTTTATTAAAAGTAGGATGATGTATCAATATAACAACTGTAACTTTAATTCAATATGAGTAGAACAGAAAATCCCTTACAGTTGTGGGCTACCTACATgcattctggatttttttctcaataatttaCCTCGCTCTTTCTATATGTTTGAGttggctttttccttttttttttttttttgtggtacgcgggtctctcactgctgtggcctctcccgctgcagagcacaggctccagacgcacaggctcagcggccatggctcacaggcccagccgctccgcggcacgagggatcctcccggaccggggcacgaacccgcgtcccctgcatcggcaggcagactctcaaccactgcgccaccagggaagccctggctttttCCTTTGGGTCTCAATTTATTTCCCCAACGCTGAGCCATTTAATCCAGCTACGACTTGAGTTTTCTCtttggttggaaaaaaaaaataggaatatgGATTAGGTCATTATTATAGTTCCCCTCTTTGCAAATACTATTATGAGATTTTCCTCTGAGCATAAAGTCTTCCCTAACTGGTTTCTTCTCTtacacatactttttaaaaaatatttatttaaaatatatttttaaaaaatttatttatttaattttattttttggtagatttgggtctttttttttaattttattttttatgcagcaggttcttattatccattttacacatattagtgtatatatgtcaatcccaatctcccaattcatcacaccaccacacccccccgccccccaccgctttccccccttggtgtccatacgtttgttctctacaactgtgtctcaatttctgccctgcaaacctgttcatctgtaccatttttctaggttccacatgtatgtgttaatatacagtatttgttttttctctttctgacttacttcactttgtatgacactctctagattgatccacgtctctacaaataacccaatttcgttccttttttatggctgagtaatattccattgtgtatatatgtaccacatcttctttatccattcgtctgtcgaggggcatttaggttgcttccatgacctggctattgtaaacagtgctgcaatgaacattggggtgcatgtgtctttttgaattatgtttttctctgggtatatgcccagtagtgggattgctgggtcatatggtaattctattttcagttttttaaggaaccgccatactgttctccatagtggctgtatcaatttacattctcaccaagagtgcaagagggttcccttttctccacaccctctccagcatttgttgtttgtagatttttttttttttttttttgctgtacgcgggcctctcactattatggcctctcccattgcggagcacaggctccggacgtgcaggctcagtggccatggctcactggcccagctgctccgcagcatgtgggatcttcccggaccggggcacgaacctgtgtcccctgcatcggcaggcagactctcaacgactgcaccaccagggaagcccctcctctgcaattttttagaagagtttgagaaggatgggtgctagctcttctctaaatgtttgatagaattatgattttcttaattgttttgggtttgtttttgtaggtccttttcttctcttgtgtttcccacttagggaagttcctttagcatttgttgtagagctggtttggtggtgctgaattctcttagcttttgcttgtctgtaaagcttttgatttctccatcaaatctgaatgagatccttgccgggtagagtaatcttggttgtaggtccttccctttcatcactttaagtatgtcatgccactcacttctggcttgtagagtttctggtgAGAAATCAGCCGTTAAActtgtgggagttcccttgtatgttatttgttgtttttcccttgctgctttcaataatttttctttgtctttaatttttgcctgtttgattactatgtgtcttggtgtgtttctccttgggtttgtcctgtaagggactctgcgcttcctggacttgggtggctatttcctttcccatgttagggaagttttcgactataatcttttcaaatattttctcgggtcctttctctctctctcctccttctaggacccctataatgcaaatgttgttgcatttaatgttgtcccagaggtctctaaggctgtcttcatttcttttcattcttttttctttattctgttccgcagcagtgaattccaccattctgtcttccagctcacttatccgttcttctgcctcagttatgctgctattgattccttctagtgtatttttcatttcagttattgtattgttcatctctgtttgtttgttctttaattcttctagatctttgttaaacatttcttgcatcttctcgatctttacctccattctttttccgaggtcctggatcatcttcactatcattattctgaattctttttctggaaggttgcctatctccacttcatttagttgtttttctggggttttatcttgttccttcatctggtacatagccctctgccttttcatcttgtctatccttctgtgaatgtggtttttgttccacaggctgcaggatggtagttcttcttgcttctgctgtctgccctctggtggatgaggctatctacaaggcttgtgcaagtttcctgatgggagggactggtggtgggcagagctcagtaaaactttaatccgcttgtctgctgatgggtggggctgggttccctccctgttggttgtttggcctgaggtgacccaacactggagccttccTGGCCTCTTTGGTgtggctaatggcagactctgggagggctcatgccaaggagtacttcccagaacttctgccagtgtccttgtcctcatagtgagacacagccaccccccacctctccaggagaccctctaacactagcaggtaggtctggttcagtctcctgtggggtcactgctccttcccctgggtcccgatgtgcacactactttgtgtgtgccctccaagagtggagtctctgtttcccccagtcctatcaaagtcctgcagtcaaatcccgctagccttcaaagtctgattctctaggaattcctcctcctattGCCGGACCcctaggttgggaagcctgacgtggggctctgaaccttcactccagtgggtggacttctgtggtataagtgttctccagtttgtgagtcacccacccaacagttatgggatttgattttattgtgattgtgcccctcctaccatctcactgtggcttctcctttgtctttggatgtggggtatcttttttggtgagttccagtgtcttcctgttgatgattgttcaacagttagttgtgattccgctGCTCTCACAGGAGGGAGTaggagcacgtccttctactctgccatcttgaaccaatctccagcATTGGGTttcagttgcggcatgagggatcctccactgcggcacgcgggcttctctccagttgtggtgcacgggctccagagtgcatgggctctgtagttgtggcctgtgtgctcagtagttgtggcgcacaggcttagttgctccacagcatgtgggatcttagttccccgactagggattgaatcccctgcattggaagggggattcttaaccactggactgccagggaagtccctcttggaCATCATTTTGTATTTAGTCTTATCTTTCAGCaaaaaaacaagtatttatttatgtgtatatatacacagtatatatttttgtgtgtatatctatgtaaaatatctttttgtaaaactttaatctccagcaaaataaacttttataggAACTCAAGGATTATGTCTATTGTGCAAGGCACTAGTGGCCCCTGGCTATGATGACCATTCATCTTGGTTTGCCTGAATTATCTGGGTTTTGGCTGTTGTCTTGGCATAATTATTATAGTGTCTTCTTTCACTCCAAAAGTATCCTGGTTTGGACAGTGGTTCTCCTGACCATGGGCCAGACGCTTTATTTGGCCTGTTTagggtgttttaattttttatttcatttttcttttgttcaattTTTAACTTACACATAAAGAtcttttatatgaaaattttttaaaaatcagaagctaTGGCAataccagtttgcaatttctacatgGTAACTGTTGTCAAGCTAAATGATGGCCACGTCTTTTGGCCACCTCTTTTAGGATGGGAAGCATGCTTTCTGCCATCTTCATTTATGTACGTTGATCCCTGACCCCTGAAATCATTTGAGTTTGCAACCCTTGTTATGTAGTAATCTAAGTATAGTGTGGATACACAGAAAATATTGATAACAGTGTAGTTTTCCTCTGTCACCAGTAACAGTACCTATattcctttcaaatcttttgcttgCCTGACATATATTATCATTCAGTAACTGTTAGTTTCCATTTTCCATAGACCAATGTTTAAAATTGGACAGCTTTCATGAGAATTACTTGAGGAATTTGTTAAAACttctgccttgggcttccctggtggcgcagtggttgagagtccgcctgccgatgcaggggacacgggttcgcgccccggtctgggaggatcccacatgccgcagagcggctgggcccgtgagccatggccgctgagcctgtgcatccggagcctgtgctccacaacgggagaggccctctaccgcaaaaacaaaaaacaaacaaactgctgCCTTAGTTCAGACCTTGAGGTCTGTcagtctgcatttttaacaagttcccctaCATGATTGTTATGTCACTAAAATTTGGAAACCACTGCTATAGACtacaaagtattttcaaaacttgactttaaatgttttttaatattttatttgcataCTAAATAGGATTTACAGGTCTGAAAGAAATATTTAGTaattctattttgtgtgtgtgtgtgttatttataACTACCAATGTGAAAATTTAGATAAATGtagtatttttgtgtgtatgttaataTGCTTACTTACATGAAGTCAcaaagtgggtttttttccccagattttaAAGGGAGAATGCCTTCTGGACCTTTCTAGTTTTACTGATAATAGGTAAGTGTCTAGCACTGATGGTATCTGGCATATCATAAGTTATCAATATGATTTGTTGCAGTTTGTTAAGTGAAATGTTGTATGAAGGTAACTGCTCCAAATTCAAGTTCCTTCTGCTTCCGTGGCTGAGTGGGTGTTATCACTAAGCCTTGCTGTCTTTAAGTACATTTATTTTAAGATCCCATTTGCTCTTAAAACAGCTGCTCTCCTAAGAAACTCATAAACAGACCCAATGACTTCTGTATTTGAGTTTACATTCTTTGTAAACTAATATTGGCAAATTAATCAAATATTGGCAAGTTCAGAATGTGCTTATATTTCAAGGCCACACACAATTGTTTCCTCAATGATCAGGTCTTAATTAGGTTCAACTAGTTTCCAGATTAAGTGTATATTCTTTTCACTCACCTTTCAAAGTAATTTATTGCCATGTATGTGAATGTGAAGAATGTCTGTGATCGGATAGAAACCTCTGATATTGTTAGATGGGCAAAGTTAATAAAAACTAGAAAGTCATGAGCTTTTCTAGTCTGTGGAGTCAAAATCTATCTTCAAGTCAAGATAAATCCATTGTGTAACTTAGTTTTGTTctagcagcttaaaataattcTCTTTTCAGCAAAGCAGTGAACAAGGAGTATGAAGAATATGTTTTAACTGTTGGTGACTTTGATGAGAGGATCTTTTTGGGAGCAGATGCAGAAGAGGAAATTGGAACTCCTCGAAAGTTCACTGGTGATGCCCCATTAGGGAAACTGACAGCACAGGCTAATGTGGAGTGTAACCTTCAACAACACTTTGAAAAAGTAATTAACCTAGCCTGGCCTCAGTCTTGAATgatctttttctctgtgtgtgtgattCTACTAACAGCAGCAGCATCTTTCAAGTTAAATCTTGAGTTTCTTCTATTAACTCATATTTCCCATGAAAGCCTTAAAGGTAGCTTTCAAAACTGTGGCATTTAGTATTTTTACCTCATTTCTTGCAATTTTTCATATTTGGATATTTTCCCAGAATGCCTGGCTTTTCAGTAGAGTATGTGTCTTTGGATATGAAGAAGGATTTATGCTTTCctcctattttttctttgcatcacTTTAGCCACTCTTCTCttgatttaaaatttagtttgCTTTCCTACCCATGACGAACTATGTGCTCTTCCCAAACTTCAGCCATATAACTCTGATTTGATTGTTAATAGCCAAGGCTTAATTCTGTATTTATGTCTTAGGTAGGTTGGAGGATGAGGTCTAATGGAAAATTCACTGGTCCAGAAGATGGAAACCTAAGTtttagtcccagctctgccattaccTTTGTCAGCTTAAACAAGTTttataacttctctgtgcctattgcctcatatgtaaaatgaaaatgtgcctgttatatttcaaatgaatgttatgaagataaaatgagattatAGATAGAAAGCACTTTGGGAAAGTGTTATTCAAAGGTAGGATGTTATTAGCATAATATTGCTAAAATTTTGGTGGGTAACCAGAAGAGGGGGAGAAAGTAACCTATTAAACGTGAATAGAGAAGATGGCATATGTACTGAATTAAACACATAATGAGGAAGAAGGTAGCTTTTTAATCtcacataattttcttttctgacagAAAACATCATTTGCACCTTCTACACCACTGACAGGACGACgatatttaagagaaaaagaagcagtCATTACTCCTGTTGCTTCAGCCACCCAAAGTGTGAGCCGGTTACAGAGTATTGTGGCCGGACTGAAAAATGCACCAAGTGAACAACTTATAAACATTTTTGAGTGAGTACAATACTAGTATTTTTCCAAATGTCTCTTTTAAATTAGATTCTGTATTCCATTCTGTTTTCAGTATTTCCGAATTCTGGAGATACTGGATATACATCTGGCAAGTTTTACTGTACCATTTCAATCACAAAGTATGTTGACCTAAAATCAGATAGAAGTacctattaaaaattatatataaattttatttcgtATTATTATAGACTTTCAAGGTTAAATGTATCTTAAAGGTTATTTAGCTCCAACATTCCATTCTGGTAACACCCCTAATTTATgcattactgtttttctttttacattgtttttaaatgGGTTCaatataaatgtccatcaaatggGAGACTGGTTACATATTGATGGTACAGctgtaaaatggaattttatgCAATTGTCTAAGAAAAAGAAGCATAtttcatagtaaagatgataaaGTGAGGCCAGATTAGAGAACCTTATTTCCTAATACCTAATAACAGAATAGTAAAAATCAGCAGACTATCTATCAGCAGAAACCAAATGAGGAGAGGGATATGATTTCATGCtataattttccaaagtggtggtCAGGAAAGGAAATGGTTGCTTCTGGTATGCCTATCCCCAAGAAGCGTTACTGGGGGGAAAGGGTGTGTTGATgggatctttttatttatttattttacttatttattatttttggctgcattgggtctttgttgctgcgcgtgggctttctctaattgtggcaagcgggagctactcttcattgcggtgcacggacttctcattgcggtggcttcttttgttgcagagtgtggctctaggtgcgcgggcttcagtagttgtggcacgcgggctcagtagttgtgatgcacgggcttagttgctccgcggcatgtgggatcttcccggaccaggcctcgaacccacatcccctgcattggcaggcagattcttaaccactgtgccaccagggaagtcctattgaTAGGATCTTGAAAATACTCATTAATAACCCAGATGTGGAGAGAAACAAATGGCATGAGTAGGCATATGAGTAAAAAGTCATAGAAACCTCCCCAAGTGAAAGTCCCTGTATACCACCAAGATAGCAGAAATATGAAAAATTCTCAGGACCTACCATTTTCCAAGATTCCTAGCTTATTTGGGGAGAGATCTTCATAGAACTAGAAGATATCTCTGACCAAGGTATAGTGAACCCTGGAATGGGGACATTTAACTAAATCTCAGAAGAGAAAGCAAAGCCCTGATCCTCTAACAAAAGCTGAACATAGCACATCTGTGCCCTCCCACTAGTCCCTAAACCTCAGTCTATAGAAAAGTGGACAGAAGAAGCCCCAGCCTCAACCATAGCTCAGAAGGTAAGCAGATTGCATGTAAAGTAGGAAGATTCATAAAGATCTACCCTCATAGCATTTGAATAAATAGATCTGAACTGAACTATCCATTTAGCATGaacaagttaaaaagaaatggCAAAGCATCTTGCAGACATTTTAAAGcgcaagagaaggaaggaaggaagaaaacatagaatGCAAAAGACAaagaacctagaaacaaataaatggaaagacattccatgtttatgaattggaagatttaatattgttaaaatgtccatattacccaaagcaatctacagattcagtacagtccctatcaaaatcccaatggcatttttacagaaatagaaaaaaaaaatctaaaattcataaggaattttgaaggactttttttttttttttttttgcggtacacgggcctctcactgttgtggcctctcctgttgcggagcacaggctccggacacacaggcttatcggccatggctcacaggcccagccactccgcgacatgtgggatttcccagaccggggcacgaacctgtgtcccctgcatcgtcaggtggactatctaccactgcgccaccagggaagcccttgaaggaCTTTTattagccaaaataatcttgagaaagaagtaaaaagcTGGAGGCCTCacatttctgatttcaaaacacaTTCCAAAGCTACAGTgagcaaaacagtatggtattggcataaagacagacatgtaGACTAGACATGGAATAGACTAGAGTCCCAAAATAAACCTTCACATATATCATTaaatgatctttgacaagggtgccaagactacACTATGGGGAAAGTCAGATTCACTTAGTATcatatcttcaaggttcatccatgctgtagcatatggcaggatttccttctttttaagcctgtataatattccattgtatatatatacataccacacttcctttatccattcattcgtcagtggacatataggttgcttccacatcttggctgctgtgagtaatgctgcagtgaacttgagtatgcaaatatctctttgagatatccacatgcaaaagaatgaagatggACTTTTATCTTACACCAtgtacaaaagttaactcaaaatttGTTAAAAACCTAAACATGAGACCTGAAACTGtacaactagaagaaaacataggtgaaaaGCTTTATGACACTGAAATgggcagtgatttcttggatgtGACATCAAAAGTataggtaacaaaagcaaaaatagaaaaatgggacTATATCCCACTTAAATACTTCTGTACAGCATTGAAAATAATCAGTAggatgaaaaagcaacctactaGAATAGAAGAATGCaattgcaaaccatatatcagataaggggttaatagccagagtatataaagaactcctacaactcaaacaacaaaaaacaaaacaaaaaaacaacaaacacctGATTTGAAAAAGgggcaaaagacttaaatagacatttctccaaagaagacataaaaataaccaacaagcatgtgaaaaaattctcaacattactaatcatcaggtaaatgcaaattaaaaccacaatgagatatcacccgtTAGAATGGccagtatcaaaaaaacagaaaataataaatgtgttggTGAGTATCAGAATTGGCACTCCATTGGTGGGATTATAAATGGTGTAGCTgatatgggaaacagtatggagatttctcaaaaatagaatttttatgacctagcaatcccacttctgggtatatatcccaaagagttgaaaacaggatctcaaagagatagctGCACACCCAAGTTTATTGCAGCATTACCCATAAGAGCCAAGATatagaaccaacctaaatgtccactgttgaatgaatgaataaagaaaatgtggtatgtacaacagaatattactcagccttaaaaagaaagaaatcttgtcatatgctacaatatggatgaatcttgaagacattatacagagtgaaataagccaatcacaaaaagacaaatactgcatgattccacttatatgaggtatctaaagtaatAAGActgatagaaacagaaagtagcatggtggttgccaggggctgggggaggggggaaacagGGAGTTGTTGTTcgatgggtatagagtttcatttatgcaagatgagaaagttctagagatcACTATACAATAACATGCACATAGTTGACAgtaatgtacacttaaaaattaagaGGGTAAATTTGTTATGTGTTTTTAccacataataaaattttaaaaagacaacctatttggaagaaaatataactCAAGAGGCACAGCTTTGCATTAGAAGAACTTgataagaatataaaatgtttttgccATATATGCTACATGGCACATGATGCTGCACATGATGCTGGTCTTTTTGAACATGGGACCGGGAATTCTGAACCCTGCACTAGTTATTTGGCTTTGGGCAAATCACATTGTTTCTCACAGTCTTGGATTTGTTTGTCATTTCTGAATTAAGACCTGTATTCTGTGTTTTATTGATAGAAAGGTAACAGAGTTAATAATATAAAAGTAACAGGATTAATTGCTTCTTgccaaatgtcttttttttttttttttaatttaatttttggctgcgttcggtcttcattgctgcaagcaggggctactcttcgtcatggtatgctggcttctcattgcggtggcttctcttgttgcagagtatgggctctaggcgcgcagtcttcagtagttgcagcacttgggctcagtagttgcggcacgtgcaCCCTAGAGCGCtagtgcttcagtagttgcggtgcgtgggctcagtagttgcagtgcacagtctctcgggcgctcgggcttcagtacttgtggcttgcgggctctagagcacaggctcagtagttgtggtacacaggcttagttgctctgcagcatgtgggatcttcccagaccagggatcgaacccgtgtcccttgcattggcaggcagattcttaaacactgtgccaccagggaagtccatcttcctttttaatgctacattttttttatttgttattctttTGGCTTTGATAAGAACTAAATGCAGTTTATTGTTCCAgcacaatatatacataaatgctGCCTATCATTTTCTTAAATCAGATGAAGAAATCTTTCTTAAATcaggtttattgaagtataatttatatacaagaGTCATCCTTTTTACTGTACAGTTGTATGagatttgacaaatgtatacagttgtataaccatcaccaccatgatCAAGACATAGAACAGTCCCCCCAAATTTATGCCCCTTTGTAGTCAATCCCTATGCCATCCccagcctctggaaaccactgatATGTTTTCTGTCCTTAGAATTTTGCCtttttagaatttcatataaatagaagcATAATAGAGAGAACATTGACTCCCGTAATGTTGAAATTCCAAAACAATATGCCAAATGATTATATTTAAAGGCTGTAGACTGGTTTGAAATATGCTGTGTTTACATATCTAGGTTTACACCTGAGAATAGGACTTTGGTCACTAAAAACTAGACTAATTCTTGAATGAAGAAATGTTGGtactctggaattttttttctgttaattaggttccttttgtattttttaggtCTTGTATGCGTAAtcctatggaaaacattatgaaaaCAGTGAAACTAATAGGAGAGACTTTCTGCCAACACTATACccaatcaacagatgaacagccagGATCTCACATAGGTAAGAAGACAAAACTGAAATTGATAAAGCATTGAAAGTAGATAGATTGTTCCAAGAAAAATAGAAACTCAAGTTTTTTCTTTCCCTGCAATTTTTAATATATCTGATTGAAGCTTATATAagttttgttcttt
The sequence above is a segment of the Orcinus orca chromosome 16, mOrcOrc1.1, whole genome shotgun sequence genome. Coding sequences within it:
- the RBL1 gene encoding retinoblastoma-like protein 1 isoform X6, yielding MDEDDPHSEGAAVVAAAGEALQALCQELNLDEGSAAEALDDFTAIRGNYSLEGEVIHWLACSLYVACRKSIIPTVGKGIMEGNCVSLTRILRSAKLSLIQFFSKMKKWMDMSNLPQEFRERIERLERNFEVSTVIFKKFEPIFLDIFQNPYEEPPKLPRSRKQRRIPCSVKELFNFCWTLFVYTKGNFRMIGDDLVNSYHLLLCCLDLIFANAIMCPNRRDLLNPSFKGLPSDFHTADFRASEEPPCIIPVLCELHDGLLVEAKGIKEHYFKPYISKLFDRKILKGECLLDLSSFTDNSKAVNKEYEEYVLTVGDFDERIFLGADAEEEIGTPRKFTGDAPLGKLTAQANVECNLQQHFEKKTSFAPSTPLTGRRYLREKEAVITPVASATQSVSRLQSIVAGLKNAPSEQLINIFESCMRNPMENIMKTVKLIGETFCQHYTQSTDEQPGSHIDFAVNRLKLAEILYYKILETVMVQETRRLHGMDMSVLLEQDIFHHSLMACCLEIVLFAYSSPRTFPWIIQVLNLRPFYFYKFSLLQVIEVVIRSEEGLSRDMVKHLNSIEEQILESLAWSHDSALWEALQASANRVPTCEEVIFPNNFETGNGGNVQGHLPMMPMSPLMHPRVKEVRTDSGSLRKGLSFGKCTLT